One Malassezia restricta chromosome III, complete sequence DNA segment encodes these proteins:
- a CDS encoding anaphase-promoting complex subunit 2, which translates to MDAAWEEALRVCKKTINEGEGAEQASIWTTIIAAFDPREPWAAPERDQPFVREALASLRYSQERLAAWYVDAYMSAFHQLCMEVLAPLISDEHATAHLPFAVDTCFEWIVSRQTLALEAGILPHDTCTAILFSHCKTVISAAMQPGMHKVIENYFQSALHVEESTNVVPDSTCAQVCTQLRILGLDAVVQSALTETASHILEHATQQAVTRSGSLQEAVYPALHALLCDELMPALSSMLNARPKEPVSMSPTLYNAWDISVSMMYDDTPELDEDHESLYLRLEYSLAKMVGKHRLTQLYALVGMFPQSRAAMEDMVMWLAKTDERIELAQSFTQALQTRLLHPDMDTHAILAYYINIVFALRMVDTSGVVLSRVLPPVQHYLRTRHDTIRVIVHALLGDDAEFELLRSELVQLQPENDAPSSAWDMDAEDEQYTRLEHWVDPTWAPRPVDAGPAFRLMRSNDVVGLLAQIFHDRQGFLHALEQHTAQRLVRTVDYDTSRVQHNIAIFKRRLGEQSLHHCDVMLADVATSRALDSAFHTQENVAEYVHPMVVSRQFWPDLDTRTWTWPTRLAQSLQQFSAFYTRQNPTKCVRWLPHLGTVDVDIELQNNERVSMRVSPLQLAVLELVSENETPGVVTAEDLAQVLELQHAALALEALRFWVAQGVLREWPSAGSFELCDNLPVSHA; encoded by the coding sequence ATGGATGCAGCGTGGGAGGAGGCGCTACGTGTCTGTAAGAAAACAATCAACGAAGGGGAAGGTGCAGAACAGGCATCTATTTGGACTACCATTATTGCGGCCTTTGATCCACGCGAACCGTGGGCAGCGCCAGAACGTGATCAGCCTTTCGTGCGAGAAGCTTTGGCTTCCCTGCGGTACAGTCAAGAGCGTTTGGCCGCATGGTATGTTGATGCATACATGAGCGCATTCCACCAATTGTGCATGGAGGTACTCGCACCATTGATATCTGATGAGCATGCCACAGCCCATCTTCCATTTGCTGTCGACACTTGCTTCGAATGGATCGTGAGCCGACAAACATTGGCACTCGAGGCAGGCATTTTGCCGCATGACACATGCACCGCTATCCTATTTTCGCATTGTAAGACGGTTATTTCTGCTGCCATGCAGCCGGGCATGCATAAGGTGATTGAAAACTATTTCCAAAGTGCCTTGCATGTCGAGGAGTCTACTAACGTTGTGCCGGATTCGACGTGCGCCCAGGTATGTACTCAACTTAGGATCTTGGGTCTGGATGCTGTTGTCCAAAGTGCCTTAACTGAAACGGCCTCGCACATTCTGGagcatgcgacgcagcaaGCCGTGACACGCTCAGGCTCACTACAAGAAGCCGTATACCCAgcgctccatgcgctcctATGTGACGAACTAATGCCAGCTCTCTCGTCCATGCTGAATGCCCGGCCCAAAGAGCCTGTGTCCATGTCACCCACGCTCTATAATGCTTGGGATATTAGTGTGTCAATGATGTACGATGATACCCCAGAACTCGATGAGGATCATGAATCGCTGTATCTTCGACTAGAGTATTCGCTGGCCAAGATGGTTGGAAAGCACCGTTTAACGCAGTTGTATGCGCTCGTCGGTATGTTTCCACAGAGCCGCGCTGCCATGGAGGATATGGTGATGTGGCTAGCCAAGACGGACGAACGCATCGAATTGGCTCAGTCATTTACACAGGCTCTTCAGACGCGTCTTTTGCACCCAGATATGGATACGCATGCGATTCTGGCGTACTATATAAATATCGTAtttgcgctgcgcatggtAGACACGTCTGGCGTGGTACTATCGCGCGTCTTACCGCCGGTGCAGCACTACTTGCGGACACGACACGACACGATTCGGGTGATTGTGCACGCGCTTCTTGGTGATGATGCGGAATTTGAGCTTCTGCGGTCCGAGCTTGTACAATTGCAGCCAGAAAATGATGCACCCTCGAGTGCATGGGACATGGACGCAGAGGATGAGCAATATACACGCCTTGAGCACTGGGTCGACCCAACATGGGCACCGAGGCCTGTGGATGCCGGGCCGGCCTTCCGCTTGATGCGATCCAATGATGTGGTGGGTTTACTTGCCCAGATTTTCCACGACCGCCAAGGATTTCTGCATGCACTGGAGCAGCACACGGCTCAGCGTCTCGTCCGCACCGTGGACTACGATACTTCGCGAGTGCAGCACAACATTGCGATTTTCAAGCGACGCCTGGGTGAGCAAAGTTTGCATCATTGTGACGTCATGCTCGCCGATGTGGCAACGTCGCGTGCCTTGGATAGCGCCTTCCACACCCAGGAGAACGTCGCTGAGTACGTGCACCCCATGGTCGTGTCGCGGCAGTTTTGGCCCGATCTCGACACGCGGACATGGACATGGCCGACTCGACTGGCCCAGTCCCTGCAGCAGTTCTCGGCATTTTATACGAGGCAGAACCCTACCAAGTGTGTGCGATGGCTGCCGCATCTAGGCaccgtcgacgtcgacatcgagctgcagaaCAATGAGCGCGTATCGATGCGTGTCTCGCCGCTGCAGCTTGCGGTCTTGGAGCTCGTGTCGGAAAACGAGACGCCGGGTGTCGTGACAGCGGAGGACTTGGCCCAAGTGCTAGAATTGCAGCACGCGGCGTTGgcactcgaggcgctgcggtTCTGGGTGGCCCAAGGCGTCCTGCGAGAATGGCCATCAGCCGGGTCTTTTGAGCTATGTGACAATTTGCCGGTCTCTCATGCATAG
- a CDS encoding Sec7 domain protein — MRDDAAQHASVENQGASARLDAIAKLRRAASQREVRQAKPPPTTATTAATHAGTADSVSSNAEAQLVERNAARPDGQFPLLSLEQLRQRLVQERKPTGMSRSASTSAASQVARAYTMQKLLGASTPISYNDMFAFVRNASQMRDAPSSSKDRPLPDRALETPRRTTLIRSVSARDHSRVHAYKQAARAPLPSPTTAQAVSSPTWDDRSSVAHDSSSTSSWRLSLYDYDSTSPVVSQTSALAPVSSTPSIPTTASVSAEPPIKTAEAPSHLPAKPQQSEPRELDKSAHLFMTRNRSHSSSSATVTRVTAHTPHVDTQLPRSVKNSSDIPRETVPANPMPKTPASTYPSPVSVSFSHEPAPASAPVFTMAGHVDDAQKPLPHLPSAMSQMLEESLGLGRPSSSPSVDAAHAAEASSHVRSNSTSAATTDTRKDSKVARIFGSIRRKSSRRGLGSLRRPSKASNDSASTSSPVASHTLMASVILQKEVQDAWLHDTVITIPTTPAALMRWNQKLPRPVRHVLAPFPAQVPLEVALDPPRRLVRILPLLQSAGDEYVKLRYLFLFQDTAVLAKPMIAPMQGESLSDLIIRKLGSAPDLSESCTPITVLGLRDLYVDDSRQGKLSELAMLVQRREAQLYAHPFETLHVLRMEAQLPGSEAYAHAQLLYAGASLDRMAVAQYLYAHRDVMKHYVMMHCVTGAPIELALRSLLSSVLWPQDFGTFEALLSAFAVHWHKANASEHQMTAECVADLTLAILGLNDALHGATGLFTYPPHAISLEEFVKLFRARNTQHMVSDRMLSDAYVAIKTSPLTPAVPRHAWRAVSYDARALSEPLRPGVPSLRVRVSLDQPDPDVRICLVGRGLYMDPPVLTFTHAAHSEFTVLATAPGTYDLLFLRTGQHAPMYISGRHHGTQRALPLHLTLSCEDATTTTPGRRTVSLVHLAPGAPRRALTFCMTHQAMAEQVLRCLRTQVEQAREEARHQSQTERDVHALSQLVLESALFSLPASDDTHRLGRSGTMTGASIVRMARENSLLSHVLCMRDRQIVT, encoded by the coding sequence ATGCGTGACGACGCTGCGCAACATGCGAGCGTAGAGAACCAGGGGGCATCTGCTCGACTGGATGCGATCGccaagctgcgtcgcgcggcatcgCAGCGTGAAGTGAGGCAGGCCAAGCCCCCGCCCACGACCGCCACAACGGCGGCCACGCATGCTGGGACGGCAGACTCTGTGTCGTCCAACGCTGAGGCGCAATTAGTGGAGCGTAATGCGGCACGACCAGATGGTCAGTTTCCCTTGCTGTCACTGGAACAGTTgcgtcagcgcctcgtacaAGAGCGGAAACCCACGGGCATGTCTcgctcggccagcacgaGTGCAGCCTCTCAGGTCGCTCGGGCATACACTATGCAAAAGCTTTTGGGCGCTAGCACACCTATTTCGTACAATGACATGTTTGCGTTCGTCAGGAATGCGAGTCAGATGCGAGATGCGCCCTCTTCTTCCAAGGACCGGCCCCTGCCGGACCGAGCCCTCGAGACGCCTCGTCGCACGACACTAATACGCAGCGTATCAGCTCGCGATCATTCGCGGGTCCACGCATACAAacaggcggcgcgtgctCCCCTGCCTTCGCCTACCACAGCACAAGCTGTGAGTTCGCCGACGTGGGACGACCGAAGCTCCGTCGCACACGATTCTagcagcacatccagctGGCGCCTGTCGCTCTACGACTACGACAGCACGAGTCCTGTGGTGTCGCAGACGAGCGCTTTGGCGCCTGTCTCGTCTACACCTAGCATACCCACGACGGCCAGTGTATCGGCTGAGCCGCCCATCAAAACGGCTGAGGCACCGTCTCATCTTCCTGCCAAACCACAACAGTCTGAACCCCGGGAACTTGATAAAAGCGCCCACTTGTTCATGACGCGCAACCGCTCGCACAGCTCCTCGTCGGCCACAGTCACGCGCGTCACCGCACACACGCCCCACGTGGATACTCAACTGCCCCGCAGTGTGAAAAACTCGTCCGACATCCCGCGAGAGACGGTGCCTGCGAACCCCATGCCCAAGACACCTGCTTCAACATACCCATCCCCCGTGTCTGTATCTTTCAGTCATgagccagcgcctgcatcgGCGCCCGTTTTTACGATGGCTGGACatgtggacgacgcgcaaAAACCCCTACCACACCTTCCCTCTGCCATGTCGCAAATGCTCGAAGAGTCTCTGGGACTGGGGCGCCCAAGCTCCTCACCCTCCGTTGATGCCGCACACGCTGCCGAAGCGTCTAGCCATGTGCGCTCCAacagcacgagcgcggcgacgaCAGACACAAGAAAGGACTCCAAAGTGGCACGCATCTTTGGCTCTATTCGACGCAAGTCGTCGCGACGAGGCCTCGGCTCCCTGCGTCGACCCTCTAAAGCATCGAATGActcggcgtcgacgtcaTCGCCTGTGGCGTCGCACACGCTGATGGCCTCGGTCATTTTACAAAAGGAGGTACAAGACGCGTGGCTTCACGACACTGTTATTACGATACCCACGACGCCAGCCGCTCTTATGCGCTGGAACCAAAAGCTACCGCGGCCTGTCCGACATGTTCTGGCACCTTTCCCCGCACAAGTCCCCTTAGAGGTGGCGTTGGATCCTCCGCGTCGACTTGTGCGTATTCTCCCGCTTCTCCAGTCGGCTGGCGATGAATATGTCAAGCTTCGCTATCTCTTCCTTTTTCAGGATACGGCCGTGTTGGCCAAGCCTATGATTGCGCCTATGCAAGGTGAGTCGCTTTCTGACCTAATCATCCGAAAACTGGGGAGTGCCCCCGATTTGAGTGAGTCCTGCACACCTATTACTGTGCTTGGTTTGCGCGATCTTTACGTGGATGATAGCAGGCAAGGCAAGCTGTCTGAACTAGCCATGCTGGTCCagcggcgcgaggcgcagctgtaCGCGCATCCTTTCGAGACATTGCATGTGCTGCGGAtggaggcgcagctgccggGCTCTGAAGCATATGCGCACGCCCAATTGCTCTACGCCGGCGCATCACTGGATAGGATGGCTGTGGCTCAGTATTTGTATGCGCACCGCGACGTGATGAAGCACTATGTCATGATGCACTGCGTCACCGGAGCACCCATCGAGCTAGCACTGCGTTCCCTGCTTTCGAGCGTGCTGTGGCCACAGGATTTTGGTACGTTTGAGGCTCTGCTGTCCGCCTTTGCGGTGCACTGGCACAAGGCCAATGCGTCCGAACACCAAATGACGGCCGAATGCGTAGCGGACTTGACCTTGGCAATTCTAGGCCTCAATGATGCTTTGCACGGCGCTACGGGCCTCTTTACATACCCCCCGCATGCTATTTCGCTCGAAGAGTTTGTGAAGCTCTTTCGCGCACGCAACACACAGCATATGGTGAGCGACCGCATGCTGAGCGACGCGTACGTTGCGATCAAAACATCACCTCTTACCCCTGCTGTGCCGCGTCATGCTTGGCGCGCTGTGTCGTatgatgcgcgcgcgctgagTGAGCCACTGCGCCCTGGCGTACCAAGCCTGCGAGTACGCGTCTCGCTCGACCAGCCTGATCCAGATGTGCGCATTTGCCTGGTGGGACGCGGTCTGTATATGGATCCACCGGTGCTTACATTCACGCATGCCGCACACTCTGAATTTACCGTGCTGGCTACGGCGCCTGGCACGTATGATCTGCTGTTTCTGCGTACAGGACAGCATGCGCCCATGTATATCAGCGGTCGTCATcacggcacgcagcgtgcgctgcctCTGCACCTCACGCTGTCCTGCGAGGATGCGACTACGACGACGCCTGGACGCCGGAccgtgtcgctcgtgcATTTAGCGCCgggagcgccgcgccgcgccttgACCTTCTGCATGACGCATCAGGCTATGGCCGAGCAAGTCCTTCGGTGCTTGCGCACTCAAGTCGAACAGGCCCGCGAGGAGGCACGGCACCAGTCGCAGACGGAacgcgacgtgcacgcaCTGAGTCAGCTTGTGCTCGAGTCAGCTCTCTTTTCCCTGCCGGCGTCTGATGACACCCACAGGCTTGGTCGCAGTGGCACGATGACAGGTGCGAGTATTGTGCGTATGGCACGCGAAAATAGCTTGCTGTCTCATGTGCTATGCATGAGAGACCGGCAAATTGTCACATAG
- a CDS encoding protein STE50, with translation MESDVRHWTLSDVSLWLQSMDMACYAEAFESNRIDGEALVLMDEAALKDIGVASIGHRVSLLDAIYQMKIAQNIPFEPGDWVPQELEPPTYQDMTQLLRERDERIYALESHVSYLDTALMQLHEQIAVISKTLGVPHTARVQQSQPPLTHAASTSTEAQDDRDGQARALQATAPLPWSESAQDDRTLAPVLEAIGALLRQRGMERAPNEAQQRFHPVTLNDPCSTLLPLALRLYGIHEDWHNVVLFATSSTTEYCIAYDEKPLRILQTMQEKSPDAALVARYVADIESPVQVAYRKFHDRQQQKQLGMEMKHPALRQRAGVPGLPVAKDARLISTRHLLTWPGGAEAHSHAHTRGPAADLAFKHISYAVAIYPYVSERDDEFDFQLGDTFIVLSKSQGWWALRRDSAADGHGDVYVLDRARPSIEVWTGWAPTGCLLEIVQPMATILHSQSCYRMPDSQDTWQQIMMYAPLPLLYVPMSGSAATLLTDVPARDHSFSAGDRVRVFKRYHSWSYCIAESMPPYRGWVPSWLLSRRMNTPIPPSRALSSGSAPGPNARATESAARP, from the coding sequence ATGGAGAGCGACGTGCGACATTGGACCCTTAGCGATGTGAGTCTCTGGCTGCAGAGCATGGACATGGCATGCTATGCGGAGGCATTTGAGTCGAATCGGATCGACGGCGAGGCTCTTGTCTTGATGGACGAGGCTGCGCTCAAGGATATTGGCGTCGCATCGATCGGACACCGTGTGTCGCTCTTGGATGCTATATACCAGATGAAAATCGCACAAAATATCCCGTTTGAGCCAGGCGACTGGGTGCCGCAGGAACTTGAGCCCCCCACGTATCAAGACATGACGCAGCTCTTGCGTGAGCGTGACGAGCGAATCTACGCACTCGAGTCTCATGTGTCGTACCTCGATACGGCActgatgcagctgcacgaacAGATCGCAGTCATTTCGAAGACGCTCGGCGTGCCTCATACAGCCCGTGTGCAGCAGTCTCAGCCACCACTGACGCATGCCGCCTCAACATCCACGGAGGCCCAGGACGACCGTGACGGCCAGGCGCGCGCTTTGCAGGCCACAGCGCCGCTACCATGGAGTGAGTCGGCTCAAGATGACCGCACGTTGGCGCCCGTACTAGAGGCTATCGGCGCATTGCTCCGACAACGAGGCATGGAGCGAGCACCGAATgaggcacagcagcgcTTCCATCCCGTCACGCTGAATGATCCATGCAGTACTCTGTTGCCCTTGGCACTGCGCCTTTACGGCATCCATGAAGACTGGCATAACGTTGTGTTGTTTGCAACGTCTTCTACCACAGAATACTGTATCGCATACGATGAAAAACCACTGCGGATCCTTCAGACCATGCAAGAAAAATCCCCCGATGCCGCGTTGGTGGCGCGATACGTGGCTGACATTGAGTCGCCCGTACAAGTGGCGTATCGGAAATTCCACGATAGGCAGCAGCAGAAGCAGCTCGGTATGGAAATGAAGCACCCAGCCCTCCGGCAACGGGCGGGGGTACCAGGCTTGCCTGTAGCAAAAGACGCTCGACTCATTTCAACACGTCATCTTTTGACATGgccaggcggcgcagagGCACATAGCCATGCACACACAAGAGGCCCCGCGGCGGACCTCGCATTCAAGCACATTTCATACGCGGTCGCGATCTACCCCTACGTCTCGGAGCGCGATGACGAATTTGATTTTCAATTGGGTGATACCTTCATTGTATTGTCCAAGAGCCAAGGCTGGTGGGCTCTTCGGCGCGACTCCGCAGCCGATGGGCACGGTGATGTGTACGTCTTGGATCGAGCTCGACCTTCGATCGAAGTATGGACGGGCTGGGCCCCGACGGGCTGCCTCTTGGAAATCGTACAGCCGATGGCAACGATACTGCACTCGCAATCGTGTTATCGGATGCCTGATTCACAAGATACATGGCAGCAGATCATGATGTATGCGCCTCTTCCATTACTCTACGTACCAATGAGTGGCTCTGCAGCTACCTTGCTCACAGATGTCCCCGCGCGAGATCACTCTTTCTCTGCAGGCGACCGCGTCCGCGTGTTTAAGCGCTATCATTCCTGGTCGTACTGCATCGCCGAAAGTATGCCGCCCTACCGTGGATGGGTGCCCTCATGGCTTCTTTCACGTCGCATGAACACCCCGATACCACCCTCGCGTGCACTTAGCTCAGGCAGTGCTCCAGGTCCCAACGCCCGTGCCACCGagtcggcggcgcgtccatAG
- a CDS encoding mitochondrial intermembrane space import and assembly protein 40: MLGRMASRAFARVLHASWTRASVPVVGAVSFAILGLSQPISLQDRLLSYEERIKLSNTFKPHPKRLTRVHESNEESEKEEVAQEKPAQEEPAQDESSEEAGHLDMEEGVESAFDERTGEINWDCPCLGGMADGPCGEEFKKAFSCFVFSEAEPKGIDCIEHFKHMQDCFRQHPDVYADEIEADEAAAADASSVQDKE, encoded by the coding sequence ATGTTGGGTCGTATGGCTTCAAGGGCGTTTGCGCGTGTTCTCCACGCCAGCTGGACCCGTGCTTCTGTTCCCGTGGTCGGTGCAGTGTCCTTTGCCATTCTTGGTCTATCACAGCCAATCTCGCTTCAAGACCGACTCCTGTCCTATGAAGAGCGCATCAAGCTGTCGAACACTTTCAAGCCTCATCCGAAGCGATTGACCCGAGTGCATGAATCGAATGAGGAAAGTGAAAAAGAGGAAGTTGCTCAAGAAAAACCTGCTCAAGAAGAACCTGCTCAAGACGAATCCTCAGAAGAGGCCGGTCATCTTGATATGGAAGAGGGTGTAGAGTCAGCCTTTGATGAGCGCACGGGCGAGATCAATTGGGACTGCCCCTGTCTCGGAGGCATGGCTGATGGTCCATGCGGCGAAGAATTCAAGAAGGCCTTTAGCTGCTTTGTATTTTCGGAGGCCGAGCCAAAGGGCATTGATTGCATCGAGCATTtcaagcacatgcaggaCTGTTTCCGTCAGCATCCGGACGTCTATGCTGATGAAATTGAGGCAGACgaagctgctgctgccgatGCGTCATCTGTACAGGACAAGGAATGA
- a CDS encoding peroxin-7, whose product MEGPGRVPSARRYPTPGFAGYNVTWSPFYPDRFAVASSANYGLVGNGRLHVFGSTPLPLKIFDTQDGIFDVAWSELHENQAVTACGDGSIKLWDVTLDDHPIRNWHEHSREVFSVDWNNIQKELFASASWDGSVKIWTPERPASIQTIMAHRACVYRCAWSPHAPSVLATASADGTASIFDLRTGPRPISTMSAGGEVLAVDWNKYRPMTLATGGTDRAVKIWEAQASGPGGLVPEKCVCFGHQYAIRGVAWSPHQSNVVASASYDMTARIWNIDDAAVSAQVPMVNVPRQVYTGHREFVVSVAWSLFEPGMVATSSWDMETHLWPGIIPNTA is encoded by the exons ATGGAAGGACCGGGGCGGGTGCCGTCGGCAAGGCGGTATCCAACGCCTGGTTTTGCTGGATACAATGTGACTTGGTCGCCATTCTATCCTGACAGATTCGCTGTAGCTAGCTCAGCTAACTATGGGCTCGTGGGGAATGGGCGTTTGCATGTATTCGGATCCACGCCTCTCCCGCTGAAAAT ATTCGATACTCAAGATGGCATATTTGATGTGGCCTGGTCTGAATTACATGAGAATCAGGCTGTCACAGCGTGCGGAGATGGAAGTATCAAGTTATGGGATGTTACACTGGATGATCATCCCATCCGTAACTGGCATGAACATTCGCGTGAAGTATTTTCTGTTGACTGGAACAATATCCAGAAAGAGCTCTTTGCCAGCGCAAGCTGGGATGGCAGCGTAAAGATC TGGACGCCTGAGCGTCCTGCTTCTATCCAAACCATCATGGCTCACAGGGCATGTGTATACCGATGCGCTTGGTCTCCTCACGCACCCAGTGTACTTGCTACAGCGTCTGCTGATGGGACGGCGAGTATTTTTGATCTCCGTACAGGGCCCCGACCCAtctcgaccatgtcggctGGAGGCGAAGTTCTGGCCGTAGACTGGAACAAATACCGGCCCATGACTCTTGCTACGGGTGGTACCGACCGGGCTGTCAAGATATGGGAAGCACAGGCTTCGGGTCCTGGAGGACTAGTACCAGAAAAATGCGTTTGCTTTGGACACCAATATGCCATACGCGGTGTGGCGTGGTCACCCCACCAGTCCAACGTGGTCGCTAGTGCCAGCTATGACATGACGGCGCGCATTTGGAATATCGACGATGCTGCGGTTTCAGCGCAAGTACCTATGGTGAATGTTCCGCGCCAAGTCTATACGGGGCACCGAGAGTTTGTGGTAAGTGTGGCCTGGTCGCTCTTTGAGCCGGGCATGGTTGCTACCTCTTCATGGGATATGGAAACCCATTTGTGGCCCGGCATCATCCCGAACACAGCATAG